A portion of the Rhodanobacter sp. AS-Z3 genome contains these proteins:
- a CDS encoding VOC family protein, which translates to MVSKNTICLWYDGTALDAATFYAKTFPDSAVGAVHRAPGDYPAGKQGDVLTVEFTVMGIPCLGLNGGPQFKHDEAFSFQVATDDQAETDRLWNAIIGNGGQASECGWCKDRWGLSWQITPRALMDAITDPDPAVAKRAFNAMMEMTKIDIAAIEAARRG; encoded by the coding sequence ATGGTCAGCAAGAACACGATTTGCCTTTGGTATGACGGCACCGCCCTGGACGCCGCGACGTTTTACGCCAAGACGTTCCCGGACAGCGCCGTGGGGGCCGTCCATCGTGCGCCGGGGGACTATCCGGCGGGCAAGCAGGGCGATGTTCTGACCGTCGAGTTCACCGTGATGGGCATCCCGTGCCTGGGCTTGAACGGCGGCCCCCAGTTCAAGCACGACGAGGCGTTCTCGTTTCAGGTAGCCACCGACGACCAGGCCGAAACCGACCGACTGTGGAACGCCATCATCGGCAATGGCGGTCAGGCCAGCGAATGCGGCTGGTGCAAGGATCGATGGGGATTGTCGTGGCAGATCACTCCGCGCGCGCTGATGGATGCGATCACCGATCCCGACCCGGCTGTCGCCAAGCGCGCGTTCAACGCCATGATGGAAATGACGAAGATCGACATCGCTGCGATCGAAGCCGCCCGTCGCGGCTGA
- a CDS encoding heparan-alpha-glucosaminide N-acetyltransferase domain-containing protein: MTTASATTPIPESNASLGPDAPSRRRIESVDLLRGIIIVIMALDHVHDFFGALDVSPTNLDTTTVPLFFTRWITHFCAPVFFLLTGTGARLALQRLTKSELSRFLFTRGVWLLFLEVVVMRFALQFNFDYHVTIITVLWALGWSMIVLAAVLHLPDWAIAAFGVVLVAGHNLLDGIPGSALGSLAPLWSVLHAPGFLFNAPPHAVFIAYPLIPWLGVTALGYTLGQTYRWSNERRRALLLRLGIGLSLGFVLLRLLNVYGDPVAWSVQRSPLWTLLSFLNTNKYPPSLLFLLMTLGPALLLLRIFDRGIPRWLRPALIIGNVPLFFYVLHFYLIHGLAVVTCYLRFGSVSGMFQSPDLNHFPFTAPPGWALSLPVIYLLWAGVVLALYPLCQWYAGVKRRRKDWWLSYL, translated from the coding sequence ATGACCACAGCGAGTGCCACGACGCCGATCCCGGAATCAAACGCTTCGTTGGGCCCCGATGCACCCAGCCGACGGCGCATCGAGTCGGTCGACCTGTTGCGCGGGATCATCATCGTCATCATGGCGCTGGACCATGTCCACGATTTCTTCGGTGCGCTCGATGTCAGTCCAACCAACCTGGACACCACCACGGTGCCCTTGTTTTTTACTCGCTGGATCACTCATTTCTGCGCCCCGGTGTTCTTCCTGCTCACCGGTACCGGTGCTCGGCTGGCGCTTCAGCGCCTGACGAAAAGCGAGCTGTCGCGCTTCCTGTTCACACGTGGCGTGTGGCTGCTGTTCCTGGAAGTGGTGGTGATGCGCTTCGCCCTGCAATTCAATTTCGATTACCACGTAACCATCATCACGGTGCTGTGGGCGCTGGGCTGGTCGATGATCGTACTGGCCGCCGTGCTTCACCTGCCGGACTGGGCGATCGCGGCGTTCGGCGTCGTTCTGGTGGCAGGTCACAACCTGCTGGACGGCATTCCAGGCAGTGCGTTGGGCAGCCTCGCACCGCTCTGGTCCGTGCTGCACGCGCCGGGCTTTCTGTTCAACGCCCCGCCGCATGCCGTGTTCATTGCCTATCCACTGATCCCGTGGCTTGGTGTGACGGCGCTGGGCTACACGCTGGGGCAAACCTATCGCTGGAGTAATGAACGCCGTCGCGCCCTGCTGCTACGACTCGGCATCGGGCTCAGCCTGGGCTTCGTGTTGTTGCGGTTGTTGAACGTGTATGGCGATCCTGTCGCGTGGTCAGTGCAGCGGTCGCCGCTGTGGACGCTGTTGTCGTTTCTGAACACCAACAAGTACCCACCTTCGCTGCTGTTCCTGCTGATGACGCTGGGGCCTGCGCTGCTGCTGCTGCGTATTTTCGACCGTGGCATTCCACGCTGGCTGCGCCCGGCACTGATCATCGGCAACGTGCCGCTGTTCTTCTACGTGCTGCACTTTTACCTGATCCACGGGCTGGCGGTAGTGACCTGCTACCTGCGCTTTGGCAGCGTGAGCGGCATGTTTCAATCGCCCGATCTCAACCACTTCCCGTTCACGGCGCCGCCGGGTTGGGCGCTGAGTCTGCCGGTCATCTACCTGCTGTGGGCGGGCGTGGTGCTTGCCCTCTATCCGCTGTGCCAGTGGTATGCCGGCGTGAAGCGGCGGCGCAAGGACTGGTGGCTCAGCTATCTCTGA
- a CDS encoding serine hydrolase, with amino-acid sequence MSIRFKKSLRVGFGATLLLVVLLAALVVWKRPDRALRVATASVAQTLCAYVFVSGQTPERAFAENILPQRGMHILLRGLHYRVDAERREVTVNWHGHFSGEATWYPAYGCGLPTTRPDAAALQAADEVMSETSIAEPPVAANTDPALEAALSRAFAEPASGPRRHVHAIVVVHDGKIIAELYAAGFTAQTPQLGYSMSKSVINALLGILVRQGRLDMAMPAPVAAWQRRDDPRHPITLEQLSRMTSGLDLTEDDSGFDPVSEMLFQRRDMAAFAASAGLRTAPGSQWAYTSGNTLILAGVLRDHVAGGAAGMIRFAHRELFGPLGMHHVRMEFDGAQTLVGSTRIYASARDWARLGQLYLDDGVVAGQRILPAGWSAAASRQTLDSLYGFGFWTNTGVSTDGGHIIAGMPGDAYFASGMNGQRILIVPSQRLVIVRLGSTIDPPNFDMRGLVHLVNDVTATLR; translated from the coding sequence GTGTCGATACGATTCAAGAAGAGCCTGCGCGTTGGATTTGGAGCGACGTTGCTGCTGGTGGTCTTGCTGGCGGCGCTGGTTGTCTGGAAACGTCCGGATCGCGCCTTGCGGGTGGCCACGGCCAGTGTCGCGCAAACGCTTTGCGCCTACGTCTTCGTCTCCGGTCAGACGCCGGAGCGCGCGTTTGCCGAGAACATCCTGCCGCAGCGGGGCATGCATATCCTGTTGCGTGGTCTGCACTACCGCGTTGACGCGGAACGTCGTGAGGTCACGGTCAACTGGCACGGGCACTTTTCCGGCGAAGCAACGTGGTACCCGGCGTATGGCTGTGGCTTGCCAACCACGAGGCCAGATGCAGCTGCGCTGCAAGCCGCTGACGAAGTGATGTCGGAGACATCAATCGCGGAACCGCCAGTGGCTGCCAACACCGATCCCGCGCTGGAGGCTGCACTCAGTCGCGCGTTCGCCGAACCGGCCAGTGGGCCCCGTCGCCACGTGCATGCGATTGTGGTGGTGCATGACGGGAAGATCATCGCTGAACTCTACGCCGCAGGTTTCACAGCGCAGACGCCGCAGCTCGGTTATTCGATGAGCAAGTCGGTGATCAATGCGCTGCTGGGCATTCTGGTGCGACAGGGTCGGCTGGATATGGCGATGCCTGCGCCGGTGGCAGCGTGGCAGCGCCGGGATGACCCGCGCCACCCGATCACGCTGGAGCAACTGTCGCGCATGACCTCGGGCCTTGACCTCACCGAGGACGATAGCGGCTTCGATCCGGTATCGGAGATGTTGTTCCAGCGCCGCGATATGGCAGCGTTCGCCGCCAGCGCCGGTCTACGTACTGCACCCGGCAGCCAGTGGGCGTACACCAGTGGCAATACGCTGATACTTGCCGGCGTGCTGCGCGATCACGTGGCTGGCGGGGCGGCGGGGATGATTCGCTTCGCCCATCGCGAATTGTTCGGTCCGCTTGGCATGCATCACGTGCGGATGGAGTTCGATGGCGCGCAGACCTTGGTGGGTTCGACGCGTATTTATGCATCGGCACGCGACTGGGCGCGCCTCGGTCAGCTGTATCTGGACGATGGCGTAGTTGCCGGTCAGCGCATTCTTCCGGCTGGCTGGAGTGCTGCGGCGAGCAGGCAGACTCTCGACTCACTGTATGGCTTCGGCTTCTGGACCAACACCGGTGTTTCAACGGATGGTGGCCATATCATCGCCGGCATGCCCGGCGATGCGTACTTTGCTTCGGGCATGAATGGCCAGCGTATTCTGATCGTGCCGTCGCAACGGCTGGTGATTGTGCGTCTTGGCTCGACGATCGATCCGCCGAACTTCGACATGCGCGGGCTGGTGCATCTGGTCAACGACGTGACCGCTACGCTGCGATAA
- a CDS encoding alpha/beta hydrolase-fold protein, protein MPASCRILVPMLLTCLLLLSGCVAGGDVTKPVPTTFIAAPQPAHRLVVILPGRGDSLQGLTDTGIAEIIQQSWPDADVLLTGLTMPFYRQGRAAQRLHDEVIEPAQRPAYRQIWLAGISLGGLGALLYDIAYPDQIDGLMLLSPYLGDDAIHQQIRQAGGLAAWQAGPAQPIGPDTFQHELWRSLQHWSQRPQRARSTWLAYGADEPFRQPIELMSPLLPADHVLMLPGKHNWKLWKPAMRELLQRAGAEDPRSTFQRGAGE, encoded by the coding sequence ATGCCTGCCTCTTGCCGAATCCTCGTTCCGATGCTGCTGACGTGCCTGTTGCTGCTATCGGGTTGTGTGGCCGGCGGTGACGTCACCAAACCGGTACCGACCACGTTCATTGCCGCCCCACAACCTGCGCATCGACTGGTCGTAATCCTGCCTGGACGGGGCGATAGCCTGCAGGGACTGACCGACACCGGCATTGCAGAGATCATCCAGCAAAGCTGGCCCGATGCCGACGTGCTGCTCACCGGGCTGACCATGCCGTTCTACCGACAGGGCCGCGCGGCCCAGCGCCTGCACGATGAAGTGATCGAACCGGCGCAACGACCGGCCTATCGTCAGATCTGGCTGGCCGGCATTTCGTTGGGTGGTCTGGGTGCGCTGCTCTACGACATCGCCTACCCCGACCAGATCGATGGCCTGATGCTGCTCTCGCCTTATCTTGGCGACGACGCCATTCACCAGCAGATCCGTCAGGCCGGCGGACTCGCTGCATGGCAAGCCGGACCGGCACAGCCGATCGGGCCGGATACCTTTCAGCACGAGTTGTGGCGCTCCCTGCAGCACTGGTCGCAGCGTCCGCAACGCGCGCGCTCAACCTGGCTGGCTTACGGCGCCGACGAGCCGTTCCGTCAACCGATCGAACTGATGAGCCCGCTGCTGCCAGCCGACCACGTCCTCATGCTGCCGGGCAAGCACAACTGGAAACTGTGGAAACCGGCCATGCGCGAGCTCCTGCAACGAGCCGGCGCCGAGGACCCCCGCTCCACCTTCCAGCGCGGTGCAGGCGAGTAA
- a CDS encoding glutathione S-transferase family protein has protein sequence MTPTITAFESSPDRGRGLARDLRVRWALEEVGLAYQVRLISFSAMKEPAHRAQHPFGQIPTYEEGGLVLFESGAIVLHIAEHHAGLLPDEPLARARAITWMFAALNTVEPPLVERGMAMLLERDQPWYAQRQPLLDERAHKMLGQLSTRLGTAEWLDGQFSAGDLMMIGVLFRSKPSGILDEYPNLAAYVARGEARPAFKRAFDAQLAVFTGSGANAW, from the coding sequence ATGACGCCGACCATCACCGCCTTCGAAAGCTCGCCCGATCGAGGTCGGGGACTCGCCCGCGACCTGCGCGTGCGCTGGGCGCTTGAAGAAGTGGGCCTCGCTTACCAGGTGCGCCTGATTTCCTTCAGCGCGATGAAGGAACCGGCGCATCGCGCGCAGCATCCCTTCGGGCAGATTCCCACCTACGAGGAAGGCGGGCTTGTCCTGTTCGAGTCGGGGGCGATCGTGCTGCACATCGCGGAGCACCATGCGGGCTTGCTGCCAGACGAGCCGCTCGCCCGGGCGCGCGCCATCACCTGGATGTTTGCGGCGCTCAACACGGTGGAACCACCGCTGGTGGAACGCGGCATGGCCATGTTGTTGGAGCGCGACCAGCCGTGGTACGCGCAGCGCCAGCCGCTGCTGGACGAGCGCGCCCACAAAATGCTCGGCCAACTCTCCACACGCCTTGGTACTGCCGAATGGCTCGACGGCCAGTTCAGCGCCGGTGACCTCATGATGATCGGTGTGCTGTTCCGCTCGAAACCTTCGGGAATACTGGACGAATACCCGAACCTCGCCGCCTACGTCGCTCGCGGCGAAGCACGGCCCGCGTTCAAGCGCGCTTTTGATGCGCAGCTGGCGGTATTCACCGGCAGCGGCGCAAACGCGTGGTGA
- a CDS encoding energy transducer TonB, which yields MAFRKSWAAWLVAVFFCATVCATDDTTAPTVIYAPVQYPASAVSAAEQGTVMVAAEVDVNGRAVNASLDQSSGYPDLDAAALRSVSEWSFLPGTNGDTPVAQRIIVPVRFELEQKVAKVEVAPETWAAFGSGLAGLLGSLVWLIGYGWSVILAKRTSTLWLWCMLVLWVVAYPVFVARHWSVAKRSLLVVLIGMVLLCLALYRPAQPLSL from the coding sequence ATGGCTTTTCGCAAGTCCTGGGCTGCGTGGCTGGTTGCGGTATTTTTCTGTGCCACTGTCTGTGCAACCGATGACACGACAGCGCCCACGGTTATCTATGCACCTGTGCAGTATCCGGCGTCGGCGGTGTCTGCGGCAGAGCAGGGTACGGTCATGGTCGCGGCCGAGGTCGACGTCAATGGGCGGGCGGTAAATGCCAGTCTCGACCAATCCAGTGGATATCCGGATCTTGACGCGGCTGCTTTGCGCAGTGTTTCGGAATGGTCGTTCCTGCCCGGGACGAACGGTGATACACCTGTGGCACAACGGATTATCGTGCCGGTCCGTTTTGAGCTGGAACAGAAGGTTGCCAAGGTCGAGGTTGCGCCCGAGACGTGGGCGGCTTTCGGCAGTGGGCTGGCCGGCCTCCTCGGCAGTCTGGTCTGGCTGATAGGTTACGGATGGTCGGTCATTCTGGCCAAGAGAACGTCGACGCTCTGGCTCTGGTGCATGCTGGTGTTATGGGTCGTCGCGTATCCGGTGTTCGTGGCAAGGCATTGGTCGGTGGCAAAGCGCAGCCTGCTTGTGGTCTTGATTGGCATGGTTCTGCTTTGCCTGGCGTTGTACCGGCCGGCGCAACCGTTGTCCCTGTAG